The Borrelia coriaceae genome includes a window with the following:
- a CDS encoding chromosome replication/partitioning protein, which produces MNRKNLDLRINKRISENNVNYILDKSNENQRKEEFDHLVKQLKNNIRSEIYNIIDTMKILKKINDNKLYVEGGFNSFKDFLSEFKLAKTQSYEYIKLATAVEMGLLEEDYITLNGIRASIRYIKSKTNGTIKQSKQNPIKPLRFQLKKQESYDFYKSHAKFTSFLMDELFENQKDLLDKLLKKYKELKGE; this is translated from the coding sequence CTCAGAAAACAATGTAAATTATATTCTTGATAAAAGTAATGAAAATCAAAGAAAAGAAGAATTTGATCATTTAGTTAAACAATTAAAAAATAATATTAGATCAGAAATATATAATATCATTGATACTATGAAAATCTTAAAAAAGATAAATGATAATAAGCTTTATGTAGAAGGAGGTTTTAATTCTTTTAAAGATTTTTTGTCGGAATTTAAGCTTGCAAAAACTCAATCTTACGAGTATATAAAATTAGCTACTGCAGTTGAAATGGGCTTACTTGAAGAAGATTATATTACTCTCAATGGAATAAGAGCCTCTATAAGATATATTAAGTCTAAAACGAATGGAACAATAAAGCAATCGAAACAAAATCCAATAAAACCATTAAGGTTTCAGCTTAAAAAACAAGAAAGTTATGACTTCTATAAAAGTCATGCTAAATTTACGAGTTTTTTAATGGATGAGCTTTTTGAAAATCAAAAAGATTTGCTTGATAAACTTTTGAAAAAGTATAAAGAATTAAAAGGAGAATGA
- a CDS encoding DUF1322 family protein, with product MITKDALQFIKSLQTTRERYFALLEEVKKNKYWLPIFTNVCSYNEVKSMFYDELMEVNKISEAKLEKQILELILSK from the coding sequence ATGATTACTAAAGATGCTCTTCAGTTTATAAAAAGTCTACAGACTACTAGAGAACGCTATTTTGCTTTACTTGAAGAAGTTAAAAAAAATAAATACTGGCTACCAATATTTACAAATGTATGCTCTTACAATGAAGTTAAAAGCATGTTTTATGATGAACTCATGGAAGTTAATAAAATATCTGAAGCTAAGTTAGAAAAACAAATATTAGAACTTATTCTTTCTAAGTGA
- a CDS encoding BlyB family putative holin accessory protein, with amino-acid sequence MKLSTAKTSVEILNKFTDIIKNNNQNKNTATYINIFTKVVNYFYCLYEASVYQMEQKEAIKLLSEIEEILRINIEIIETADEYDELSKYISQLRAKRNKIMSTYIKMLKEA; translated from the coding sequence ATGAAATTAAGTACTGCTAAAACTAGCGTTGAAATTCTAAACAAATTTACAGATATCATCAAAAACAATAACCAAAATAAAAACACTGCTACATACATTAATATTTTTACTAAAGTAGTCAATTACTTTTACTGTCTATATGAAGCTAGTGTATATCAAATGGAACAAAAGGAAGCTATCAAACTATTATCTGAAATTGAAGAAATACTAAGAATTAATATTGAAATAATAGAAACTGCTGATGAGTATGATGAACTTTCAAAATACATATCTCAACTCAGAGCTAAACGCAACAAAATAATGAGTACTTACATCAAAATGTTAAAGGAGGCCTAA
- a CDS encoding DUF685 domain-containing protein, with the protein MSDQDDCIQIKDLNRLEAVKNTDLLLLDDGISSCNAITFENFLKTTKDKTFKGEGLTYFKEIIKSTIATELQQDDNFINQVYSKILSKFLNDESSSISNTYSKVKDKLGSGLSTYNLSKDDYFVTSSYSSLQRAKIPEYLTGIPSGFTTTKSRTSSTPIYASSLKSQAYILDMTSSSRDQEVKLIFNKYDDNDPIYLDIYVDLTISSSGYTYTKKVSLKYSDESQTSTAYYYKAQNALIDIVCPVLRGWYIQKRAYVNGNSVPSLVKL; encoded by the coding sequence ATGAGTGACCAAGACGATTGTATTCAAATTAAAGATTTAAATAGACTTGAAGCAGTTAAAAATACTGATTTATTACTACTCGATGATGGTATTTCAAGTTGTAATGCTATTACTTTTGAAAATTTCCTTAAAACTACTAAAGATAAAACTTTTAAAGGTGAAGGACTTACTTATTTTAAAGAAATTATTAAAAGTACTATTGCTACAGAATTACAACAAGATGACAATTTCATAAATCAAGTTTACAGTAAAATACTTAGCAAATTTTTAAATGATGAATCTAGTAGTATTTCAAATACATATAGTAAAGTTAAAGATAAACTTGGAAGTGGACTATCAACATACAATTTAAGCAAAGATGATTACTTTGTTACTTCAAGTTACAGTTCATTACAAAGAGCAAAAATACCTGAATACTTAACAGGAATTCCTTCAGGATTTACTACTACAAAAAGTAGGACTTCAAGTACACCTATTTATGCTTCTTCTCTTAAAAGTCAAGCTTATATATTAGACATGACAAGTTCAAGTAGAGACCAAGAAGTAAAACTTATTTTTAACAAATATGATGATAATGATCCCATTTACTTAGACATTTATGTTGATTTAACAATTTCTTCTTCTGGTTATACTTACACAAAAAAAGTATCACTTAAATATTCTGATGAATCACAAACATCAACAGCATATTATTACAAAGCTCAAAATGCTTTGATAGATATTGTATGTCCAGTCCTTAGAGGTTGGTATATACAAAAGCGTGCTTATGTAAATGGGAATAGTGTGCCTTCTTTAGTAAAGTTATAA
- a CDS encoding BlyB family putative holin accessory protein — translation MCEFYLEYEQIYTKNMEILDNALTPQIKLDLEPIQTKIKEFIEKVNSNPNNMELPSQITYHEKETK, via the coding sequence TTGTGTGAATTTTATTTAGAATACGAGCAAATCTACACTAAAAATATGGAAATACTAGACAATGCATTAACTCCACAAATCAAGTTGGATCTTGAACCTATCCAAACTAAAATAAAAGAATTTATAGAAAAAGTTAATAGCAACCCAAACAATATGGAATTGCCTTCACAAATTACATATCATGAAAAGGAGACAAAATGA
- a CDS encoding DUF693 family protein yields MILLKYDFKIEFYSTINSSNSDITGEAITEDVPKIVIDTQDGIHIDISISNIYSSYNFVRAKQAKLVLWNLPLDFTSDVKEGDVVKIFYKKYAHEKEFEFIMAGYLGVPMSTDYPSGDFSVELEIHLASKSNFFNRELKTKQFKGMSVEAAIKSAFPNRNIINMSTDDKLRVIEENFYATNPKEFIEKLSKKYVKSALADVGNGIDKVECNFIFTNYMKTGHSTHYEKLEYYGLQFIPQQEITLGSNRNIRLIYWKAKVTYTHKLRVGDKVSFIDSLGNTIKNTISETNATLSNSNECSLMLKLYDDSNGVQI; encoded by the coding sequence ATGATATTACTCAAGTATGACTTTAAAATTGAATTTTACTCTACTATTAACTCATCCAATTCTGATATTACTGGTGAGGCTATAACTGAAGATGTTCCTAAAATTGTTATAGATACACAAGATGGTATACACATAGATATTTCCATATCTAACATTTATTCAAGCTATAATTTTGTAAGAGCAAAACAAGCAAAGCTAGTACTTTGGAACTTGCCATTAGATTTTACTTCTGATGTAAAAGAAGGAGATGTTGTAAAAATATTTTATAAAAAATATGCTCATGAAAAAGAATTTGAATTTATCATGGCAGGGTATCTTGGCGTTCCAATGAGTACTGATTATCCTAGTGGTGATTTTAGTGTAGAACTTGAGATTCACTTAGCCTCAAAAAGTAATTTTTTCAATCGTGAACTTAAAACTAAACAATTTAAAGGTATGAGTGTAGAGGCTGCTATTAAATCAGCTTTTCCAAATAGAAATATTATCAATATGAGCACTGATGACAAGCTTAGAGTCATTGAAGAAAACTTTTATGCAACAAATCCAAAAGAATTTATAGAAAAACTATCTAAAAAATATGTCAAAAGCGCATTAGCAGACGTTGGTAATGGAATAGACAAAGTTGAATGTAATTTTATATTTACAAACTATATGAAAACTGGTCATTCTACTCATTATGAAAAACTTGAATATTACGGACTGCAGTTTATACCTCAACAAGAAATAACATTAGGTTCTAACCGTAATATAAGGCTCATATATTGGAAAGCCAAAGTAACTTATACACATAAGTTAAGAGTTGGTGATAAAGTATCATTTATCGATTCTCTTGGAAATACAATCAAAAACACCATTAGTGAAACAAATGCTACACTTAGTAATTCTAATGAATGCTCACTCATGCTTAAACTTTATGATGACTCAAATGGTGTTCAAATTTAA
- a CDS encoding BBA14 family lipoprotein — protein sequence MKKLINLTFLTLIFSCTTIASLTEEPTPPKEQTLTELNMYEAKLSDYVMYLQVFLTRTKKKVNDPKYPKFTYFDASTLKSNHTVDDLMFNINLFQKYIQVTKPIVQIVYNKYSKLKN from the coding sequence TTGAAAAAGCTTATAAATTTAACTTTTTTAACACTTATCTTCTCATGTACAACGATAGCATCTCTAACAGAAGAACCAACGCCACCTAAGGAACAAACTCTTACAGAGTTAAATATGTATGAAGCAAAGTTATCTGATTATGTTATGTATTTACAAGTATTTTTAACTAGAACAAAGAAAAAGGTTAATGACCCAAAGTATCCTAAGTTTACTTACTTTGATGCTTCTACACTTAAATCAAATCATACCGTTGATGATTTAATGTTTAATATAAATTTATTTCAAAAATATATTCAAGTCACTAAACCTATTGTACAAATAGTGTACAACAAGTATTCGAAATTAAAAAACTAA
- a CDS encoding DUF1463 family protein: protein MNNLYKLTDVYFSIGGRQINSGKLEFTSEPTTRAIISNEDRGLPVISLRDPKTITYIFNIEVTLGSQDYILLTQLADDQFYNMNISKNDKMLDLVFNDRISTKIISNTAVFTEEPSRSYSSEAEKVTFEIRAINCEKITKIN, encoded by the coding sequence TTGAATAATTTATATAAATTAACAGATGTTTATTTTTCAATAGGTGGTAGGCAAATTAACAGTGGAAAATTAGAATTTACAAGTGAACCTACAACAAGAGCAATAATTAGCAATGAAGACAGAGGCCTGCCCGTTATTAGTCTTAGGGATCCTAAAACCATTACTTATATATTCAACATTGAAGTTACGCTTGGTAGCCAAGATTACATTTTACTTACACAACTAGCAGATGATCAGTTTTATAACATGAATATAAGTAAAAATGACAAGATGTTAGATCTTGTATTTAATGATCGTATTTCAACAAAAATTATTAGTAATACTGCTGTATTTACAGAAGAACCCTCTAGAAGCTACTCATCTGAAGCTGAAAAGGTTACTTTTGAGATCAGAGCAATTAATTGTGAAAAAATAACCAAAATAAATTAA
- a CDS encoding DUF792 family protein has translation MLNNNTLSPHEIFQIIRDVSTQIFALFSTDNFIVLFPRPDLKGMGYLPQLFFIKPKSELITRTYNTSCSKRPVINYYSRKAEYVSYNPTLTAETISLSGGILTNLYKEMLTPLKSSYFGNCLLEFDSNLVKEQLASRLQAQVPFTAYSPSFGIKDLVVINSITFKDTPFIDEVEVSLNMEVIKTFSLRKYKG, from the coding sequence ATATTGAACAATAATACATTATCACCACATGAAATATTTCAAATAATTAGAGATGTTTCAACCCAAATCTTTGCTTTATTTAGTACTGATAACTTTATAGTTCTTTTTCCAAGACCCGATCTTAAAGGAATGGGATACCTTCCACAACTATTTTTTATTAAACCAAAGTCTGAACTTATTACTAGAACTTATAACACAAGTTGTTCTAAACGTCCTGTTATCAATTATTATTCTAGAAAAGCTGAATATGTAAGCTATAATCCAACTCTAACAGCCGAGACTATATCACTCTCAGGTGGCATCTTAACAAATTTATATAAAGAAATGTTAACACCGCTCAAATCAAGTTATTTTGGTAATTGTCTACTCGAATTTGATAGTAATTTGGTAAAAGAACAACTAGCATCTAGACTACAAGCTCAAGTACCATTTACTGCTTACAGTCCATCATTTGGTATTAAAGATTTGGTTGTTATAAATTCAATCACATTTAAAGATACTCCTTTTATTGATGAAGTTGAAGTTAGTCTCAATATGGAGGTTATTAAAACATTTTCATTAAGAAAATATAAAGGATAG
- a CDS encoding DUF777 family protein, with protein sequence MNQNLYGSALTQEEIKKWIFSNIFITKIGKVKNFDPNSQKGVVIIEEFDNIEIETQNISNININPNEGEMVLLLQSNINLFNHDDNINFDKNHFYILSIINPKYLEMACDDIKLKTINKIDIKSDNQINAASDHDINLNANQNININCTDFSIKAEDDVVIKANDDIDISSNYNLDLIGKNKVCIKSNNKIDISNNSETLKSILIDITYAITNLRVTGQAIIDESSRAGLYSLRNRIYDLLS encoded by the coding sequence ATGAATCAAAATTTATATGGATCTGCCCTAACACAAGAAGAAATAAAAAAATGGATATTTAGTAATATCTTCATTACTAAAATAGGTAAAGTTAAAAACTTTGATCCAAATTCACAAAAAGGTGTTGTAATAATTGAAGAATTTGATAACATCGAAATTGAAACACAAAACATATCAAATATTAACATAAACCCAAATGAAGGTGAAATGGTATTATTACTTCAATCTAATATCAACCTTTTCAATCACGATGATAATATTAACTTTGACAAAAATCATTTCTATATATTAAGTATTATAAATCCCAAATATCTAGAAATGGCTTGTGATGATATCAAATTAAAAACCATTAATAAAATTGATATTAAATCTGATAATCAAATCAATGCAGCTTCTGATCACGATATCAATCTAAATGCAAATCAAAATATCAACATTAATTGTACTGACTTTAGTATTAAGGCTGAAGATGATGTTGTAATTAAAGCTAATGATGACATTGATATCAGTTCAAATTACAATCTTGATTTAATAGGTAAAAATAAAGTTTGCATTAAATCTAATAATAAAATTGACATAAGCAACAATTCTGAAACTTTAAAAAGTATTTTAATTGATATAACATACGCTATTACTAATTTAAGAGTTACTGGTCAAGCTATTATAGATGAATCTAGCAGAGCTGGTCTTTATAGTCTTAGAAACAGAATTTATGATTTACTTAGTTAG
- a CDS encoding DUF1473 family protein produces MITRYKMQILSKDKTYEYQLKVLPMYEWDSILGFSQNEGTQKLNEIKYLKEITNLMIKPGFLDEFYLILDNNREFATYYKDYLVAIIYCVEFNIFHLDPEFKKPSFIFLKEYENNVGDFVQFDYINDTEFNYEHVVNKIKDNNQDRITL; encoded by the coding sequence ATGATTACAAGATATAAAATGCAAATTTTAAGTAAAGATAAAACTTATGAGTACCAACTAAAAGTATTACCAATGTATGAATGGGATTCTATATTAGGATTTTCACAAAATGAAGGCACCCAAAAACTGAACGAAATTAAATATTTAAAGGAAATTACCAATTTAATGATAAAACCAGGATTTCTAGATGAATTTTATCTTATTTTGGATAATAATAGAGAATTTGCTACTTATTATAAAGATTACCTTGTAGCAATTATATACTGTGTAGAGTTTAATATATTTCATTTAGATCCCGAATTTAAAAAGCCATCTTTTATTTTCCTTAAAGAATATGAAAATAATGTTGGAGATTTTGTTCAATTTGATTATATAAATGACACAGAATTTAATTATGAACACGTTGTAAATAAAATAAAGGATAACAATCAAGATAGGATAACCTTATGA
- a CDS encoding DUF735 family protein, with product MNQIGFTRNSQLDKFIQNELNFANVMLSELVSLNSNFTGLPISKHCTSRFVATWLSKIFNIFYVETQPVQDLTKNIDSIIYALKHIGTDASFTKLFKTFLNVDIEITVPSDGVINIKLLGAVKTNFTAKISPSSTTNRNRKIKLCYKKENENIQCKILIFHFLPKGYAESIYTFLKNLIPIGRALKLYDMENKEIAKFNI from the coding sequence TTGAATCAAATTGGGTTTACTCGAAATAGTCAACTTGATAAGTTTATACAAAATGAACTTAACTTTGCTAATGTAATGCTATCTGAACTTGTAAGTCTAAATTCTAACTTTACTGGACTACCAATTAGTAAACACTGCACATCTAGATTCGTTGCTACTTGGCTATCTAAGATATTTAATATATTTTATGTTGAAACACAACCTGTTCAAGATCTTACAAAAAATATTGATAGTATTATTTATGCCTTAAAACACATTGGTACTGACGCATCTTTTACTAAGTTATTTAAAACTTTTCTTAATGTTGATATTGAAATTACAGTACCAAGTGATGGTGTTATTAATATAAAATTACTAGGTGCTGTTAAAACAAACTTTACTGCTAAAATCTCACCTAGTTCTACTACTAATAGAAATAGAAAAATCAAATTATGCTATAAAAAAGAAAATGAAAATATCCAATGTAAAATCTTAATTTTTCACTTCCTTCCTAAAGGATATGCTGAGTCTATTTACACGTTCCTAAAAAACTTAATACCAATTGGAAGGGCCTTAAAATTATATGACATGGAAAATAAGGAAATTGCTAAATTTAATATTTAA
- a CDS encoding recombinase RecT, whose product MYKNKITKKKINVQSTNSITRSEISTTINTIADKMNSNNIYEVWEAYKSMYGLKGMDLASEREILTLLQINNLNPFKKEAYIIPFNGRYTVVVAYQTLLIRAYEAGYNRYTLEFKEEPVKTRKFDFKGNIVEREDLQCTAYFKSDDGSRYSFSILLSEYYKNTPIWRDKQIFMLRKCAVSCLCRTLPGAGLESMPYIREELGDVDIICEEQNIQKIENTETTDYKSTIEMKSVSHDSMLFSNETVKRVPSKYYYYKNLLQASKKMHSQLEDTPFDSLEMIDKFLHQLQEDDDSNILNYFETKPELKTIEYWTSLLNNYLTRTQSDPEVVEGFSKFLVYREPKYGQSPLKLFGSIASDENFRYLCE is encoded by the coding sequence ATGTATAAGAATAAAATTACAAAAAAGAAAATTAATGTGCAAAGTACAAATAGTATAACAAGAAGTGAAATATCCACTACAATTAATACAATAGCAGATAAAATGAATTCAAATAATATTTATGAAGTATGGGAAGCATATAAGAGTATGTATGGACTTAAAGGAATGGACTTGGCTTCAGAGAGGGAAATCTTAACACTGCTTCAGATAAATAATCTAAATCCTTTTAAAAAGGAAGCATATATAATTCCTTTTAATGGACGTTATACAGTTGTTGTAGCATATCAAACATTGCTTATACGAGCATACGAGGCTGGGTATAATAGATATACTCTTGAGTTTAAAGAAGAACCGGTTAAAACACGTAAATTTGACTTTAAAGGTAATATAGTAGAGAGAGAAGATTTACAGTGTACAGCTTATTTCAAATCAGATGATGGTAGTCGTTACAGTTTTTCTATCTTACTTAGTGAATATTATAAGAATACACCTATATGGCGAGATAAACAAATATTCATGTTAAGGAAATGTGCAGTCAGTTGTTTGTGTAGGACCTTGCCAGGAGCAGGTCTTGAAAGTATGCCATATATAAGAGAAGAATTAGGAGATGTGGATATAATTTGTGAAGAACAAAATATACAAAAAATAGAAAATACTGAAACGACCGATTATAAATCAACGATAGAAATGAAATCCGTTAGTCATGATTCTATGCTTTTTAGCAATGAAACAGTTAAGCGTGTACCTTCTAAATATTATTATTACAAGAATTTACTTCAAGCGTCTAAGAAGATGCATTCACAATTAGAAGATACTCCTTTTGATAGTCTAGAAATGATAGATAAGTTTTTACATCAATTACAAGAAGATGATGATTCTAATATACTTAATTATTTTGAAACTAAACCAGAGCTTAAAACTATAGAATATTGGACAAGCTTACTAAATAATTATTTAACAAGGACCCAGTCTGATCCAGAAGTTGTAGAAGGGTTTTCTAAATTTTTAGTGTATAGAGAACCTAAATATGGTCAAAGTCCATTAAAGCTATTTGGATCTATAGCAAGTGATGAGAATTTTAGGTATCTTTGTGAATAA
- a CDS encoding DUF759 family protein gives MNDKFTIKFKGVLDHATTRKSLERDISKLENLIKPKRTSLGSTKDFIKYNLQEKKRELKNQTKYEKLRDKVEKFRLSETKKLIKQGYTFQKAQREAFKRSTMSSEDLRTLEYKKLKEESKRKGKLTQQNKVGIGIPSIAIGTAIGNIVSHAIKKVSSNTLGFAKEAIKEQAIAKRFNLINSRIFEKNEKASLMSNLHGMKTFEQTKSIEEFLSKAGVIKGTLANLGLDNENNVLKSVELAAKLKASGIASSDDDAISSVIELLSGKGNAIFTMMSQFKKVRKDYLEQSQMQYEQGATLDLSSRTKMIEKVLKDFNSLNITQHASAADKAVSNIYKLDDELKELTAKVMDPLVKVTADLLAWLKDFKFKTHIVDPLINGIKNIFSLDILIARLKSILPKFLGGDGGESLAKLQEESDKSVSTP, from the coding sequence GTGAATGATAAATTTACAATCAAATTTAAAGGAGTCTTAGATCACGCAACAACGCGCAAATCATTAGAAAGGGATATTTCCAAGTTAGAAAATCTAATCAAACCTAAACGAACATCACTTGGAAGTACAAAAGACTTTATTAAATATAACTTACAAGAAAAAAAACGCGAACTGAAAAACCAAACCAAATATGAAAAATTAAGAGACAAAGTAGAAAAGTTTAGACTTAGTGAAACTAAAAAACTCATAAAGCAAGGCTATACATTCCAAAAAGCACAACGTGAAGCATTTAAACGTTCTACTATGTCATCAGAAGATTTAAGAACATTAGAATATAAAAAATTAAAAGAAGAGAGTAAACGAAAAGGTAAGTTAACACAACAAAATAAAGTAGGAATTGGTATCCCAAGTATTGCAATAGGAACTGCCATTGGAAATATAGTATCTCATGCTATAAAAAAGGTTTCTTCTAATACTCTTGGATTTGCAAAAGAAGCTATAAAAGAACAAGCTATTGCAAAAAGATTTAATCTTATAAATTCTAGGATATTTGAAAAAAACGAAAAAGCAAGCTTAATGAGTAATCTACATGGCATGAAAACATTTGAGCAAACCAAAAGCATAGAAGAATTCTTAAGCAAAGCTGGTGTCATTAAGGGTACCCTTGCTAACTTGGGACTTGATAATGAAAATAATGTATTAAAATCTGTGGAACTTGCTGCTAAACTTAAGGCAAGTGGTATTGCTTCAAGTGATGACGATGCTATATCTTCTGTGATTGAACTTCTAAGTGGTAAAGGTAATGCAATTTTTACAATGATGAGTCAGTTTAAAAAAGTTAGAAAAGATTATCTTGAACAATCACAAATGCAATATGAACAAGGAGCTACTCTAGACTTAAGCTCTAGAACCAAAATGATAGAAAAGGTACTAAAAGACTTTAACTCTTTAAATATCACGCAACATGCAAGTGCTGCTGATAAAGCAGTAAGCAATATTTACAAATTAGATGATGAGCTTAAAGAACTAACTGCTAAGGTTATGGATCCTTTAGTAAAAGTCACTGCGGATCTACTCGCATGGCTTAAAGACTTTAAGTTTAAAACACATATCGTTGATCCCTTAATAAACGGAATCAAAAATATTTTTTCTTTAGATATCTTAATTGCAAGACTTAAATCAATACTTCCTAAATTCTTAGGAGGGGACGGTGGTGAGAGTCTAGCTAAACTTCAAGAAGAATCAGATAAATCTGTGTCTACACCATAA
- a CDS encoding DUF276 domain-containing protein (DUF276 is restricted to Borreliella and related spirochetes.), whose protein sequence is MSIIFDPNFGILKQNISQIVETKKEYLMQMYNVVISDDPSSIYNIIATSLSIVEEQIINELNLFFDKMQPGGEFFQIIQKYITSNSITQPGVIKALLNLDKVEYANLASEAGKVKIYLLLNESVLNTSKAQIQDSKFKANLWKMLYETVPSGTNLEGDIEIDGMNEINQKKVYKVTLGKKKYLYLKVKYSLDIKNHTYLNIDKQIRNIYDRIIKNNYSDMGISFEYQDFLAPVNEIKGIKSMKIFAVTKDDTSTNISDLSSEFTSNENKDITVQPSELLVFDTTHRLIIDIES, encoded by the coding sequence ATGAGTATCATATTTGATCCCAATTTTGGAATTTTAAAACAAAATATTTCACAAATCGTAGAGACTAAAAAAGAATATTTAATGCAAATGTATAATGTTGTAATAAGTGATGACCCATCTTCAATTTATAATATTATAGCAACCTCACTTTCAATTGTAGAAGAACAGATCATTAATGAACTTAATTTATTTTTTGATAAAATGCAACCCGGTGGAGAATTTTTCCAAATTATTCAAAAATATATAACTTCAAATAGTATTACCCAACCTGGTGTAATAAAAGCATTACTTAATCTAGACAAAGTTGAATATGCTAATCTTGCAAGTGAAGCTGGTAAGGTTAAGATATATCTACTCTTAAATGAATCTGTATTAAATACATCCAAAGCTCAAATTCAAGATTCTAAATTTAAAGCCAATCTTTGGAAAATGCTTTATGAAACTGTTCCTAGTGGTACTAACCTTGAAGGAGATATTGAAATTGATGGCATGAATGAAATAAATCAAAAAAAAGTATACAAAGTCACACTTGGTAAGAAAAAGTATCTTTATCTTAAAGTTAAATACAGTCTAGATATTAAAAACCATACTTATCTTAACATTGATAAACAAATACGAAATATCTATGATCGCATCATCAAAAACAATTATTCTGATATGGGTATTAGCTTTGAATATCAAGATTTCCTTGCTCCCGTTAATGAAATTAAAGGTATTAAAAGCATGAAAATATTTGCAGTAACTAAAGATGATACAAGTACAAACATATCAGATTTAAGTAGTGAATTTACTAGTAATGAAAATAAAGATATTACTGTACAACCTTCAGAGTTGCTTGTATTTGATACTACTCATAGATTAATTATTGATATTGAAAGTTAG